The window CGGGCAGAAGCGCGCCATCGGCAGTGGACCGGCGAAGCCCTTGAGCGCGGCCACGCCGCCGCTGGCTTCGGCGGGGAAGAACTTGAAGCGCTGCCAGCCGTGTTCCAGGCCGCGCATCAGTTCGCCGGCCGTCGCTATGCCGGGGATCAGCGGCGTGGCGCATCGTTTCGCGGCGTCGTACAGCGCGTCGGTGACGCCGGGGGAAATGGCGAACTGCGCGCCGGCCGCTTCGACCTTGCGCAGGTCGGCTTCGCACAGCACGGTGCCGGCGCCGACGCAGGCCTGCGGCAGTTCGCGCGCGAGCAGGGCGATGGCATCCAGCGCGCAGGCGGTGCGCAGGGTCACTTCCAGCACCGGCAGGCCGTTGTCGGCCAGCGCGCGGCACAGCGGCAGCGCGTCCTCGATGCGCTCGATGGTGATCACCGGCACGACCGGCGCGCGGGCGAACACGGCATCGACGAGCTGGTTGTGGCGGTCGGTGTCGAACATGGTCAAAGCTCCGTGGCGCGCAGCGCGCAGGCGGCGCCGAGCAGGCCGGGATGGGGATGGGTGATGACGTGGATCGGCAGCGATTCCAGCATCGGCGTCAGCCGGCCCTTGGCGAGGAAGCGCTCGCGGAAGGCGCTGCTGCGCAGGAACGGGACGAAGCGCGGGACGATGCCGCCGGCGATGACCACGCTGCGCGCGCCGTGGATCAGCGCGCAGTCGCCGGCCACGCTGCCGAGCACGGCGCAGAACCGCGCCAGCGTACGGCGCGCGGCCTGGTCGTGGCCGTCCAGCGCGGCGGCCACGATCTCGGCGGGATCGCGCAGGACGGGCGCGCGCAGGGTGGTTTCGCCGGGCTGCGGCAACTGGCCTGGCAGGATCGCGCCGACGCCGCGCAGCACCGCGTCGATCTCGGACAGGCCCTTGCCGCACAGCAGGCGTTCGGTCGAGGTGCGGCCGTGCTGGGCGGTGAGCCACGCGGAGATCGCGCGCTCCTCGTCGCCGATCGGCGAGAAGCCGACGTGGCCGCCCTCGGTTTCCACCACGTGCCAGCCGTTTGCGTCGGAGCCGACCAGCAGCGCCACGCCGAGGCCGGTGCCGGGGCCGAGCACGCTGACCGGGCCGCGCAGCGGGGTTTCCAGCTTGCCGTGCAGGGTCAGCAGGTGGTCGGTGTCGAGCGCGGGGATCGCCCAGGCGACCGCACCGAAATCGTTGAGCATGCGCAGTTCGGACAGGCCCAGCGTGCGCTGCAGTTCGCTGCGGGAAAACGACCAGGCGCGGTTGGTCAGGCGGATCTCGTCGCTGCCGACCGGACAGGCCACCGCCAGCGCGGCGCGCTCGGGCTTCTCGGAGACGCCGGCGAGGTAGTGCTCGATGGCGTGTTGCAGGCTGGCGAAATCGGCGTTGGGCAGCGACTTCGATTCGCGCAGCTCGATCTTCGGCGCGGCCAGGTCGACCAGCGCGAAACGCGCGTTGGTGCCGCCGATGTCGCCGACCAGGGCGAGGCTGGACGGGCTCATGCGTCGTTTCCGAACAGCGAGCAGGCGCCGTGTTCGGCGGAGCCGACGCTGCCGCGCATCATGCCGAGCAGTTCGCGGCCGGTGCCGAACTGGTTGCCGGACAGATCGGGCAGGGCGGCTTCGCGCGCGTTCCATTCGGCGGCATCGACCAGCGCGTCCATGGCGCCGGCCTCGGCGTCGATGCGGATCGTGTCGCCTTCGCGCAGCTTCGCCAGCGCGCCGCCGTCGGCGGCTTCCGGGGTGACGTGGATCGCCGCCAGCACCTTGCCCGAAGCGCCGGACATGCGGCCGTCGGTGAGCAGGGCGACGCGCTGGCCGCGATCCTGCAACGCCGCCAGCGTGGGCGTGAGCTTG is drawn from Thermomonas brevis and contains these coding sequences:
- a CDS encoding bifunctional 4-hydroxy-2-oxoglutarate aldolase/2-dehydro-3-deoxy-phosphogluconate aldolase — its product is MFDTDRHNQLVDAVFARAPVVPVITIERIEDALPLCRALADNGLPVLEVTLRTACALDAIALLARELPQACVGAGTVLCEADLRKVEAAGAQFAISPGVTDALYDAAKRCATPLIPGIATAGELMRGLEHGWQRFKFFPAEASGGVAALKGFAGPLPMARFCPTGGIDIAKAPSYLALPNVACVGGSWMLPNDAIKAGDWERIGRLAREAATLKR
- the glk gene encoding glucokinase; protein product: MSPSSLALVGDIGGTNARFALVDLAAPKIELRESKSLPNADFASLQHAIEHYLAGVSEKPERAALAVACPVGSDEIRLTNRAWSFSRSELQRTLGLSELRMLNDFGAVAWAIPALDTDHLLTLHGKLETPLRGPVSVLGPGTGLGVALLVGSDANGWHVVETEGGHVGFSPIGDEERAISAWLTAQHGRTSTERLLCGKGLSEIDAVLRGVGAILPGQLPQPGETTLRAPVLRDPAEIVAAALDGHDQAARRTLARFCAVLGSVAGDCALIHGARSVVIAGGIVPRFVPFLRSSAFRERFLAKGRLTPMLESLPIHVITHPHPGLLGAACALRATEL